A part of Molothrus aeneus isolate 106 chromosome 10, BPBGC_Maene_1.0, whole genome shotgun sequence genomic DNA contains:
- the FOXL2 gene encoding forkhead box protein L2, whose protein sequence is MMSNYPDGEEDTVALLAHDTGGSKEPDRGKEELSADKGPEKPDPSQKPPYSYVALIAMAIRESAEKRLTLSGIYQYIISKFPFYEKNKKGWQNSIRHNLSLNECFIKVPREGGGERKGNYWTLDPACEDMFEKGNYRRRRRMKRPFRPPPTHFQPGKTLFSPDSYGYLSPPKYLQSTFMNNSWPLAQPPAPMPYTSCQMSGGNVSPVNVKGLSGPASYSPYSRVQSMALPSMVNSYNGVGHHHHHHPHAHHPQQLSPASPAPPSAPAANGAGLQFACARQPAELSMMHCSYWEHDSKHSALHSRIDI, encoded by the coding sequence ATGATGAGCAACTACCCGGACGGCGAGGAGGACACGGTGGCGCTGCTGGCTCATGACACCGGCGGCAGCAAGGAGCCGGATCGGGGCAAGGAGGAGCTGAGCGCGGACAAGGGCCCCGAGAAGCCGGACCCCTCGCAGAAGCCCCCCTATTCCTACGTGGCCCTGATCGCCATGGCCATTCGGGAGAGCGCGGAGAAGAGGCTTACGCTGTCTGGGATCTACCAGTACATCATCAGCAAGTTCCCTTTCTACGAGAAGAACAAGAAAGGCTGGCAGAACAGCATCCGCCACAACCTCAGCCTCAACGAGTGCTTCATCAAGGTGCCCCGGGAGGGCGGCGGCGAGCGCAAGGGCAACTACTGGACCCTGGACCCCGCCTGCGAGGACATGTTCGAGAAGGGCAACTACCGCAGAAGACGAAGGATGAAACGGCCTTTCCGGCCGCCTCCGACCCACTTCCAGCCGGGCAAGACCCTCTTCAGCCCCGACAGCTACGGCTACCTGTCCCCGCCCAAGTACTTGCAGTCCACCTTCATGAACAACTCGTGGCCGCTGGCGCAGCCCCCCGCGCCCATGCCCTACACGTCCTGCCAGATGTCTGGTGGGAACGTCAGCCCCGTCAATGTGAAAGGACTCTCGGGCCCGGCGTCCTACAGCCCCTACTCGCGGGTGCAGAGCATGGCGCTGCCCAGCATGGTGAACTCCTACAACGGCGTgggccaccaccaccaccaccacccgcacgcccaccacccccagcagctcagcccggCCAGCCCCGCGCCGCCCTCGGCCCCGGCGGCAAACGGAGCCGGCCTCCAGTTTGCCTGCGCCCGCCAGCCCGCCGAGCTGTCCATGATGCACTGTTCTTACTGGGAGCACGACAGCAAACACAGCGCCCTGCACTCCCGCATAGACATCTAG